A single genomic interval of uncultured Sphaerochaeta sp. harbors:
- a CDS encoding sugar ABC transporter permease: protein MIPGNKDTRDGIVFSIPFLIVYLAFMIYPLLSGLYISFFKWDILSTAKFIGWENYVTLFSDDKFYSSLWHTLQFVLITTPSLLVLGFLMALAVTGSSPYKGIMENVFFFPYIFSMTVVSTLWAWLMQKDWGVFNQVLMQMGQDPISWLTSESLAMWSVSLTTLWWTAGFNMVLFSAGIKQIPKEVYESAAIDGASYLQSVRHITIPLVRSTTVLCLILQIIASFNVFGQVYVMTGGGPHGTTRVLVQYIYETGFKYFKMGYSAAMSYILFIIILGISIMQYTLLGRKDRA, encoded by the coding sequence GAGACGGAATTGTATTCTCCATTCCCTTTCTCATCGTCTACCTAGCCTTCATGATCTATCCTCTTTTGTCGGGGCTCTACATCAGCTTCTTCAAATGGGACATTCTCTCTACAGCCAAATTCATTGGATGGGAGAACTATGTAACCCTGTTTTCCGATGACAAATTCTATTCTTCTCTCTGGCATACCTTGCAGTTTGTATTGATTACCACACCATCTCTTTTGGTCCTGGGCTTCTTGATGGCACTTGCAGTCACCGGCTCATCACCGTACAAGGGTATCATGGAGAATGTGTTCTTTTTCCCCTACATCTTCTCCATGACGGTAGTCAGTACACTTTGGGCTTGGCTGATGCAGAAGGATTGGGGAGTGTTCAACCAAGTATTGATGCAGATGGGTCAAGATCCAATAAGCTGGCTTACCAGCGAAAGCCTGGCCATGTGGTCTGTCTCCCTGACAACACTCTGGTGGACAGCCGGTTTCAACATGGTTCTTTTCAGCGCGGGCATAAAACAAATTCCCAAGGAAGTGTATGAGTCGGCGGCTATCGATGGGGCTTCCTATCTGCAAAGCGTACGACACATCACCATACCATTGGTCAGATCAACCACGGTTCTCTGTCTGATATTACAGATCATCGCCTCATTCAATGTATTCGGCCAAGTCTATGTCATGACTGGGGGAGGTCCCCATGGGACAACCAGGGTACTTGTTCAATACATCTATGAAACGGGCTTCAAGTACTTCAAGATGGGCTACAGTGCAGCAATGAGTTATATCCTCTTCATCATCATCCTGGGGATCAGCATCATGCAATACACCTTGCTTGGAAGGAAGGATCGCGCATGA